The following proteins are encoded in a genomic region of Thermomicrobiales bacterium:
- the sixA gene encoding phosphohistidine phosphatase SixA: protein MDIYIVRHGKALDHADQRVTSDEMRWLIDEGRAEVETMAALLARLGMTPDLVLSSPLVRARQTAEIIAERLGAPAPTICDELAPGGSPAGVLAEIASHGKPKTVVAAGHMPGVAWLLGHLLHQDQNCGIGFKTGAIARIGLPDADLAPGTGRLRWMIPPTVAQRLLSE from the coding sequence ATGGATATCTACATCGTCCGCCACGGCAAGGCGCTCGACCATGCCGATCAGCGCGTCACCAGTGACGAGATGCGCTGGCTGATTGACGAAGGCCGCGCCGAGGTCGAGACGATGGCGGCCCTGCTGGCGCGGCTCGGCATGACGCCCGATCTGGTGCTGAGCAGTCCGCTGGTCCGCGCCCGACAGACAGCTGAGATCATCGCCGAGCGGCTGGGCGCACCAGCACCGACGATCTGCGACGAGCTTGCGCCCGGCGGATCACCAGCCGGCGTCCTGGCAGAGATCGCCAGCCACGGCAAGCCGAAGACGGTCGTGGCCGCCGGCCACATGCCGGGCGTCGCCTGGCTGCTTGGCCACCTGCTGCATCAGGATCAGAACTGCGGCATCGGCTTCAAGACCGGCGCGATTGCGCGCATCGGCCTGCCTGACGCCGACCTCGCGCCGGGTACAGGACGGCTACGCTGGATGATCCCGCCGACTGTGGCACAGCGGCTTCTGAGCGAGTGA